GATAGCCTCCCGGTGAAGGATATCATCTCTACCAAATATTTCCTCGGAGCTTACGACGATGCCATTTGGATGACCAAGGAAATCCTTTACTTCGGAAAAGAACCCGAATGGTTCAAAATTGCCGACAAATCAAATTCAAATTACGATGGAACCCCCAGCAGCCTGGCTCTTTCTGCCGATGCCAACTACCTCTGGGTGGGTACACAGGAAGGCCGGCTTTACCGGATATCTAATCTGCGCAATGCTTATGATTATGACCGTGCCGATGTACGCAGCCCCTTCTGTATCGTTTCGGTCACTGAAGTGCCCATCAATTGGGATGCCTCCGGTGATCCAATAGATGTTCCGATCTCCTCCCTCTATGTTGACCCGAATAATTTTGATAATGTCATTCTTACCCTTGAAGTTTTCGGCGTTCCTCAAACCGTGATGAAAACCACTAATGGATTGGCCCAAACTCCGGTATTTGCAACAATTCAGGGAAATATTCCCAACTTGCCTGCCTTTGCTTCTCTTATTGAAATGGACAATCCCGATATTGCCTTTGTAGGAACAAATCAAGGCATTTTCATGACGGAAAACTTCACATCCGGCAATCCTACCTGGTTTGTACCTGAAGATCCTAGTGGTTTCACCATCGGAACAACCCCTGTTTATATGTTAAAACAACAATTGATTTCCAAACAGGATTTTACCTATACCTATTGGAATGGTGTGGATTCCCTCAAAGCTACATATAAGGGAACCAACAACTACGGTGTGATTTACGCAGCTTCCTATGGAAGAGGATTGTTCCTGTGCGACCAGTTCCAGAAACCCGTTGGTATCTTTGATCCGGGTATAGGCAAAAAATCAGGAAATGATCTGCTGATTTATCCAAATCCCGTTTCCAATACGGCCAATGTCATGATTACCATGGAAAAAGCCGGTACGGTCGACCTTTTGGTATTTGACCTGAATGGAAAAGTAATCATGCAGGAAAGCATCCGTCAGCAAAACAGCGGAACTTCAACAATTCAGCTGAGTACTGATGACCTGCCCAATGGAACATATTTCCTGCAGGTGATCTCCGATCAGCAGAAATCTGTTTCCAAATTTGTTGTGATCAAGTAAATTATACATTTATTCAATTTCATAAATCCATTGAATATGAAAAAACTTTTATCAACACTCATTTTTCTCCTCGTCATAGCCTTGATCCAGTTGGCTGCCCAGAACCGGGTGTATACCCCGAACCTGATCTCACCGGAAAATGAGGCCCTGGGCGTAGTACCTGATATCATTCTCAACTGGCAGGCTGTCTCAGGAATCCACGGGGAAGTAACGTATGATGCTCAGCTCGATACGGATCCGGCTTTTAGTAATCCGGTTACCTTTAATACCAATCTCAGCGGAGCACAGATGGAAGATCTGATATTCGGACAGCAATACTACTGGCGGGTCAGGGCCATCGACGGCCCGGATATTTCCGACTGGTCTGTAGTTTGGTCGTTTACCGTGCTCAACACCATGAAACTTTTAAAACCGGCTAACTTTAAAATCGACCAGGCACCCGATGTAGAACTCGGCTGGACAGGTATCACCGGAGCCGACTACTACGATATCCAGATCGATACTTCATACTACTGGAAAAACCGTAGCGGCATCACCAGCGTTGACATCAATGATGTTGCCCTTATCAGCGAAACCGAAGCCTGGCTGGTTGGAAACAGCGGCCTCTTGCTCCATTATGCCGGAGACTCTTTTGAAATTGTCCTCGATACCCTCACGGATAAGAATCTCAACGCCGTATCAATCACTGCCGGTGGTGGATTCGGAGCTGCAGTAGGTGACGACGGAACCGTCGTGTACTGGGAAGGTACCGAATGGGATATTGAACCGGCTTCAGGTATCACCGAAGATCTGCAATGCGTGGCATTCCTTGCAAACGACAACGGCTGGGCAGGTGGACTGGGTGGCGCTCTTTACCACTTCGACGGATCTGTCTGGAACGACGCAGGTACTTCCTTTAGCGATGATATTTACGGAATGTATTTCGTTGATGAAAACAACGGATGGATCGTCGGTAAAGGCGGATTCATTGCTTACTGGAACGGAACCGAATGGACAGAGCAAAGCTCTCCAATAACAAGAGATATTACCGATGTCTCTTTCATTGCCGATAATTATGGATGGGCTTGCTCCAAAGGCGGAAAACTTATTCATTATGATGGTTTTGAATGGACAGAAGCAACAAGCGGTATCACAAAAGACCTCACTTCCATTGCATTCCTCACTCCTACACTGGGTTATGCCATTGGTATTGAAGGTAACCTTTTGGAATATGATGGTATCAACTGGTTTACATCAACCATAGGTTTCCAGACCGATTACTATGCCATCAGATTTTTCGGTGGTGACATGGGCTTTGCAACAGGAAAAAGCGGTACCATCATGAAATATGACCTGGGTGGATTTGTTACTCCAGGAAACATTATTTCGGTTCCGGGTAATGAAGTCCTGAAAAAGATGCAATACCTCCTCTTCGGAGAAGTCTACGCATGGAGGATCAGAGCAAGACATGCTACCGATACCTCCGGCTGGTCACAGGCCTGGTCGTTCACAACACAGGCAGCACCGGAATTGCAAAAACCAGCAGAAGACGCAGCAGACCTGGGTATGTTTGAAAAGTTTGAATGGAAAAAAATAACCGGAGTTGTTGATTATACACTCGAAATGGACACCGACCCGGCTTTCTCTGCTCCGTTGATCTACATCAGCGAAACCAATAGCGATAGTATCGAGTTCTATCACTTCGGGGAAACGATGTACTGGAGAGTCAGGGCCAATCACCTGAAGGATCATTCAGACTGGTCTGCCGTAAGAATGTTTACCAATATCGACATTGTTTACCTTGACCTGCCCCAGAATGGAGCGATTAACCAAATAGATAAACCCACTCTTTCCTGGGATGCCATTTCAGGTGTTGATTTTTATGAAGTACTTTACGACACCCTTCCTGATATGATAAATCCCTGCTGCCAGGAAATTATTGACGCACCCAAAAGCAATTATAAGATTGGCTGGGCTTTACGTGCTGGAAAGACGTATTACTGGAAAGTCCGCGCTATAAAAGGTGTTGACACAACACAATATAGTGAAAAGTGGTCTTTCACGGTTGCCGGGCCTCAGGGAATCCAGGAAATCAGTGAGCAGAATCTGAATATGTATCCTAATCCAAGCAATGGGTATATTTACCTGGACTACAATGCACAGCAATCTACAACCCTGCAGGTTTATGTTTTGGACCTCGTCGGTCAGATACTCATGGAACAGGAAGTTACTTTCAGCGAAGGAAGTAATACCCGTAAACTGGATCTGAACAACCTCTCAAATGGAATATACATTCTGAGGTTCCAGAACGGAGAACAACACTTCTCCAGAAAGATAAATCTGTTTAAATAAAAAATAAAACCACATAAAAAACCGGGCTTGAAAAAGTCCGGTTTTTTTTATTTCCCTAAACGGTTGTATCGTTTACCCAGACTGAATGTTAAGTATAAAGTGGGGAATATTTCCTGTTCATCCTGAAATGCCATGATCGGAATACCAATGGGGAAAAATTCCAGAATACCGCCTACTTCAAGAGACTTTATCCTGGAATTATATTCACCGAAT
This DNA window, taken from Bacteroidota bacterium, encodes the following:
- a CDS encoding T9SS type A sorting domain-containing protein — its product is MKKLLSTLIFLLVIALIQLAAQNRVYTPNLISPENEALGVVPDIILNWQAVSGIHGEVTYDAQLDTDPAFSNPVTFNTNLSGAQMEDLIFGQQYYWRVRAIDGPDISDWSVVWSFTVLNTMKLLKPANFKIDQAPDVELGWTGITGADYYDIQIDTSYYWKNRSGITSVDINDVALISETEAWLVGNSGLLLHYAGDSFEIVLDTLTDKNLNAVSITAGGGFGAAVGDDGTVVYWEGTEWDIEPASGITEDLQCVAFLANDNGWAGGLGGALYHFDGSVWNDAGTSFSDDIYGMYFVDENNGWIVGKGGFIAYWNGTEWTEQSSPITRDITDVSFIADNYGWACSKGGKLIHYDGFEWTEATSGITKDLTSIAFLTPTLGYAIGIEGNLLEYDGINWFTSTIGFQTDYYAIRFFGGDMGFATGKSGTIMKYDLGGFVTPGNIISVPGNEVLKKMQYLLFGEVYAWRIRARHATDTSGWSQAWSFTTQAAPELQKPAEDAADLGMFEKFEWKKITGVVDYTLEMDTDPAFSAPLIYISETNSDSIEFYHFGETMYWRVRANHLKDHSDWSAVRMFTNIDIVYLDLPQNGAINQIDKPTLSWDAISGVDFYEVLYDTLPDMINPCCQEIIDAPKSNYKIGWALRAGKTYYWKVRAIKGVDTTQYSEKWSFTVAGPQGIQEISEQNLNMYPNPSNGYIYLDYNAQQSTTLQVYVLDLVGQILMEQEVTFSEGSNTRKLDLNNLSNGIYILRFQNGEQHFSRKINLFK